Proteins encoded by one window of Vibrio rumoiensis:
- a CDS encoding YciI family protein: protein MWYVIFSQDVENSLEKRMSVRERHLERLVKLQDEGRLLVAGPMPAIDSDNPAEAGFTGSTVIAEFNSLDEAKAWADADPYIEAGVYDNVIVKPFKKVLPA, encoded by the coding sequence ATGTGGTATGTTATTTTTTCTCAAGATGTTGAGAACTCATTAGAAAAGCGAATGAGCGTTCGTGAACGTCATTTAGAACGTCTCGTTAAGTTACAAGACGAAGGCCGCTTACTCGTTGCTGGTCCAATGCCTGCTATTGATTCCGATAACCCAGCTGAAGCAGGCTTTACCGGCTCAACGGTCATCGCAGAATTTAACTCTCTTGATGAAGCAAAAGCTTGGGCAGATGCCGATCCTTATATTGAAGCTGGCGTTTATGACAATGTCATTGTTAAACCATTCAAGAAAGTATTACCTGCATGA
- the gspS2 gene encoding type II secretion system pilot lipoprotein GspS-beta — translation MKMSLKTPLLALLSATLLIGCSSTPSEVEMMADHRASVIESGLPYKIGPLNVMSAKSNGNTVDLLMIYNSTGSISPSALVDASIQTYCKSNEVRSVLKKGVIYHIIIRSERGKMLVDQNISEQTCQNVDESTS, via the coding sequence ATGAAGATGTCTTTAAAAACGCCCTTACTCGCCCTATTAAGTGCGACTTTACTGATTGGTTGTTCATCAACGCCAAGTGAAGTAGAAATGATGGCCGATCACCGAGCCAGTGTCATTGAATCCGGTTTGCCATATAAGATCGGCCCTTTAAATGTCATGAGTGCTAAGTCTAATGGTAATACCGTCGATTTACTGATGATTTATAACAGCACGGGGAGTATTTCACCCTCTGCTCTTGTCGATGCCAGCATTCAAACTTACTGCAAAAGTAATGAAGTTCGCTCAGTATTAAAGAAAGGAGTGATCTATCATATTATTATCCGCAGTGAACGTGGAAAAATGTTAGTCGATCAAAATATCAGCGAACAGACTTGTCAAAATGTCGATGAGTCTACGAGCTAA
- the trpA gene encoding tryptophan synthase subunit alpha, with the protein MDRYQQRFNQLSEKNQGAFVPFVTIGDPNPDQSLAIIQTLVDAGADALELGFPFSDPSADGPTIQGANIRALQAETTPAICFELISKIRAQHPDTPIGLLVYANLVYVRGLDDFYARCQQAGVDSVLVADVPTGESAPFVKAAKAHGVHPIFIAPPNGSPETLEQVASLGGGYTYLLSRAGVTGTETKAGMPVHELLDRLNQFDAPPAILGFGISEPAQVSEAIKAGAAGAISGSAVVKIIENNLDQPDIMLTKLSEFVKAMKSATQK; encoded by the coding sequence ATGGACCGTTATCAACAGCGATTTAATCAGCTCAGTGAGAAAAACCAAGGTGCCTTTGTTCCTTTCGTGACTATCGGTGATCCTAACCCTGACCAATCACTGGCAATTATTCAAACCTTAGTAGACGCAGGCGCCGATGCATTAGAATTAGGCTTTCCTTTTTCTGATCCATCCGCCGATGGCCCCACTATTCAAGGAGCGAACATACGTGCTCTGCAAGCGGAAACTACACCGGCTATCTGCTTCGAACTCATCAGTAAAATTCGTGCTCAACATCCAGACACGCCGATTGGTTTACTGGTTTATGCCAACCTCGTTTACGTTCGTGGTTTAGATGACTTCTATGCTCGTTGCCAACAAGCCGGTGTTGATTCAGTGCTGGTCGCCGATGTTCCAACTGGCGAAAGTGCACCATTTGTAAAAGCGGCCAAAGCGCATGGCGTTCACCCTATCTTTATTGCTCCGCCGAATGGCAGCCCTGAAACTCTAGAGCAGGTGGCAAGTCTTGGTGGCGGTTACACCTATCTACTCTCTCGCGCAGGTGTTACGGGTACTGAAACCAAAGCAGGAATGCCAGTCCATGAACTCCTAGATCGCTTAAATCAATTTGATGCTCCACCTGCGATTCTTGGATTTGGAATATCCGAGCCTGCGCAAGTTTCGGAAGCCATTAAAGCGGGTGCGGCGGGTGCGATTTCAGGATCGGCTGTGGTTAAAATCATCGAAAACAATCTAGATCAACCAGATATCATGCTCACTAAACTGAGTGAGTTTGTTAAAGCGATGAAAAGTGCCACTCAAAAGTAG
- the trpD gene encoding anthranilate phosphoribosyltransferase, with translation MQDIINKLYAQSNLTEQESHALFDTIIKGEMDPILLGAVLTALKIKGETPEEIAGAAQALLANASPFPTIEGDFADIVGTGGDGSNTINISTTAAFVAAACGVKIAKHGNRGVSSKSGSSDLLDSFGINLAMSPEDTKSAIENIGVAFLFAPQYHGGVRHAMPVRQAMKTRTIFNVLGPLINPARPNIELMGVYDESLVRPIAKTMANMGMKRAAVVHGSGLDEVAIHGPTLVNEIVNGEIIEYTLTPEDFGVNTHPLEAIKGGEPEENRAIITKILNGEGTEAQVSAVAVNVALLLRLFGQEDLKANTQKAIDVMNSGKAYQLVTQLAAHG, from the coding sequence ATGCAAGACATCATCAACAAACTATATGCCCAAAGCAATTTAACTGAACAAGAAAGCCATGCCCTATTTGATACCATTATCAAAGGCGAGATGGACCCGATTCTATTAGGCGCGGTATTAACCGCATTAAAAATTAAAGGCGAAACACCAGAAGAAATCGCAGGAGCTGCGCAAGCATTATTGGCTAATGCGTCTCCATTTCCAACTATTGAAGGTGATTTTGCCGATATCGTAGGAACGGGTGGTGATGGTTCTAATACCATCAATATTTCAACCACCGCAGCTTTTGTTGCTGCCGCTTGTGGGGTGAAAATCGCCAAACATGGTAACCGTGGTGTTTCCAGCAAGTCAGGTTCTTCTGACCTACTCGATTCTTTTGGCATTAACTTAGCCATGAGCCCTGAAGATACTAAATCTGCCATTGAAAACATTGGGGTGGCCTTCTTATTTGCGCCGCAATACCACGGTGGTGTGCGTCACGCGATGCCGGTACGCCAGGCAATGAAGACTCGCACAATTTTTAATGTATTAGGCCCTTTAATTAACCCCGCTCGCCCAAATATAGAATTAATGGGGGTTTACGATGAAAGCCTCGTTCGCCCTATTGCCAAAACAATGGCAAATATGGGTATGAAGCGTGCCGCGGTGGTCCATGGTAGTGGTCTGGATGAAGTGGCGATTCACGGTCCAACATTAGTGAATGAAATCGTAAACGGTGAAATTATTGAATACACCTTAACTCCGGAAGATTTTGGCGTGAATACTCACCCTCTCGAGGCAATTAAAGGTGGCGAACCAGAAGAAAATCGTGCCATTATCACTAAAATCTTAAACGGTGAAGGAACGGAAGCCCAAGTTTCGGCCGTTGCTGTCAATGTTGCTTTATTGTTGCGTTTATTTGGTCAAGAAGACTTGAAAGCCAATACGCAAAAAGCCATTGATGTGATGAATTCAGGCAAAGCGTATCAGCTTGTTACTCAACTTGCCGCGCACGGATAA
- the trpB gene encoding tryptophan synthase subunit beta, with product MAKLDAYFGEYGGQYVPQILVPALDQLEQAFIDAQEDPEFQAEFMGLLQEYAGRPTALTLCRNMTKGTKTKLYLKREDLLHGGAHKTNQVLGQALLAKRMGKKEIIAETGAGQHGVATALACALLDLKCKVYMGAKDVERQSPNVFRMRMMGAEVIPVHSGSATLKDACNEALRDWSASYDKAHYLLGTAAGPHPFPTIVREFQRMIGEETKMQILAREGRLPDAVIACVGGGSNAIGMFADFIEEKDVRLIGVEPAGKGIDTDQHGAPLKHGTTGIFFGMKSPLMQDENGQIEESYSVSAGLDFPSVGPQHAHLNSIGRAQYESITDDEALECFQSLARNEGIIPALESAHALAYALKIAQAEPEKEQLLVVNLSGRGDKDIFTVQAILDEKGAQ from the coding sequence ATGGCTAAGTTAGATGCCTATTTTGGTGAGTATGGTGGTCAATATGTACCACAGATTTTAGTTCCTGCTTTAGACCAACTTGAACAAGCGTTCATTGATGCTCAAGAAGACCCTGAGTTTCAGGCGGAGTTTATGGGACTATTGCAAGAATACGCAGGTCGCCCAACCGCGTTAACCTTATGTCGTAACATGACCAAAGGAACGAAAACGAAGCTGTATCTCAAACGTGAAGATCTACTGCACGGCGGCGCACATAAAACGAACCAAGTATTAGGCCAAGCACTATTAGCTAAACGCATGGGCAAGAAAGAAATCATCGCGGAAACCGGTGCTGGTCAACACGGCGTTGCAACCGCCTTAGCATGTGCTTTATTAGATTTGAAATGCAAAGTATATATGGGTGCAAAAGATGTTGAACGTCAAAGCCCGAACGTCTTTCGCATGCGCATGATGGGCGCTGAAGTGATCCCTGTCCATTCAGGCTCAGCAACCTTAAAAGATGCGTGTAATGAAGCGCTACGTGATTGGTCTGCTAGCTATGACAAAGCGCACTACCTACTAGGTACCGCCGCAGGTCCTCACCCTTTCCCAACTATTGTTCGTGAATTTCAACGTATGATTGGTGAAGAAACAAAAATGCAAATCCTTGCGCGTGAAGGACGTCTACCTGATGCTGTGATCGCTTGTGTTGGTGGTGGTTCCAACGCCATTGGTATGTTTGCTGATTTTATTGAAGAAAAAGACGTCCGTCTCATCGGTGTAGAACCAGCAGGTAAAGGCATTGATACTGACCAACACGGTGCGCCACTTAAGCATGGTACCACCGGTATTTTCTTCGGTATGAAGTCCCCATTAATGCAAGATGAAAATGGCCAAATTGAAGAGTCATATTCCGTATCTGCAGGCTTGGATTTCCCATCAGTGGGCCCACAACACGCTCATTTGAATTCGATTGGCCGAGCGCAATATGAATCGATCACCGATGATGAAGCGCTCGAGTGCTTCCAAAGCTTAGCACGCAATGAAGGTATCATTCCTGCGTTAGAATCAGCTCACGCTCTTGCTTATGCACTAAAAATAGCACAAGCCGAGCCAGAAAAAGAACAACTATTAGTGGTGAACCTTTCTGGTCGTGGTGATAAAGACATCTTCACTGTACAAGCGATTTTAGATGAAAAAGGAGCGCAATAA
- a CDS encoding septation protein A: MKQLIDFIPLVIFFFLYKSYDIYVATGALIVATAIQVAVTYFLYKKVEKMQLITFAIVAVFGGMTLFFHDDNFIKWKVTIIYALFAIGLLVSDFLGKPVIKGMLSKEITVPDSVWKRVNLAWVGFFAVCAALNIYVAYELPLDVWVNFKVFGLLIATFAFTILTGIYVYKHMPKENNEEN; the protein is encoded by the coding sequence ATGAAGCAACTTATTGATTTTATTCCTCTGGTTATCTTTTTCTTTCTCTATAAAAGCTACGATATTTACGTCGCAACCGGTGCATTAATTGTTGCGACTGCCATACAAGTCGCTGTCACCTACTTCCTGTATAAGAAAGTAGAAAAAATGCAGTTGATCACCTTCGCAATTGTTGCCGTATTTGGTGGCATGACACTGTTTTTCCATGACGACAATTTCATCAAATGGAAAGTCACCATCATCTACGCCCTATTTGCAATTGGTCTATTAGTTTCTGATTTCTTAGGAAAGCCTGTTATCAAAGGGATGTTAAGCAAAGAAATCACTGTTCCGGATTCGGTATGGAAACGAGTGAATCTTGCTTGGGTTGGTTTTTTTGCTGTTTGCGCCGCTTTAAATATCTATGTCGCTTATGAGTTACCACTCGATGTGTGGGTCAACTTTAAAGTCTTTGGCTTATTAATCGCCACCTTCGCTTTTACTATTCTTACTGGCATTTATGTTTATAAGCACATGCCGAAAGAAAATAACGAAGAAAATTGA
- a CDS encoding sodium-dependent transporter gives MASASRAQFSSKLGFIMAAAGSAVGLGNVWGFPTQAASNGGAVFLMVYLVMVAVLALPMLIAELTIGRYGQASPLRSIASIWPKRSKLPVGFGLLGLLTALMILSFYSIIAGWLVGYLISPILEFAGFHSVASWLETFGLERNLILALVFIGLTMKVVMSGVTEGIERWSSRLMPVLVGLFVIMILYILTQDGAMDGLKMYLIPDISHFSADLVVGAMGQAFFSLSLGVTVMMVYGSYLPKDVNIPKTAAQVAAIDTGIAFGAGLLILPAMFVAQKHGVHIYDEAGQLLNSDTLVFTVLPAMFDTMGSAGILVGILFFALMLIAALTSSISMLEVPVSCAIEELGHSRKKAVWWIGGVALALAAAIVFNFGTLFGLVITISTVYLQPLLGLVWAICAGWVWNRAGLLEEIRQGNPEISDSLFWKLWPNYLRYVCPILMGLVFWVTI, from the coding sequence ATGGCGTCAGCTTCACGCGCTCAGTTTAGTTCTAAACTGGGTTTTATCATGGCAGCAGCAGGTTCTGCTGTAGGGTTGGGTAATGTTTGGGGATTCCCAACACAAGCGGCAAGTAACGGTGGTGCTGTTTTCTTGATGGTTTATTTGGTAATGGTGGCCGTGCTTGCGTTGCCTATGCTGATTGCTGAATTAACCATTGGCCGGTATGGCCAAGCAAGCCCGCTACGTTCCATCGCGAGTATTTGGCCAAAACGCAGTAAGCTACCGGTTGGTTTTGGTTTATTGGGGCTATTAACCGCTTTAATGATTTTAAGTTTCTATTCAATCATTGCGGGTTGGTTAGTCGGTTACTTAATTAGTCCTATTTTAGAATTCGCTGGTTTTCATTCAGTAGCCAGCTGGTTAGAAACGTTTGGTTTGGAGCGTAACCTCATTCTTGCACTCGTGTTTATTGGTTTAACAATGAAAGTGGTGATGAGTGGCGTAACCGAAGGGATTGAACGTTGGTCTTCACGTTTAATGCCAGTATTGGTTGGACTGTTCGTGATTATGATCCTATATATTCTGACTCAAGATGGTGCGATGGATGGGTTGAAAATGTACCTTATTCCAGATATATCGCACTTCAGTGCTGATCTGGTTGTTGGCGCAATGGGGCAGGCATTTTTCTCGTTATCTCTAGGTGTCACTGTGATGATGGTTTACGGCTCGTACCTACCTAAAGATGTCAATATTCCAAAAACGGCAGCGCAAGTTGCTGCTATTGATACTGGGATAGCTTTTGGCGCAGGTTTGTTGATCTTACCGGCTATGTTTGTTGCACAGAAACACGGCGTACACATTTACGATGAAGCGGGCCAATTATTGAATTCAGACACTTTAGTGTTCACGGTTCTACCTGCAATGTTCGATACGATGGGGAGTGCGGGAATACTTGTGGGGATTCTATTCTTTGCGTTGATGTTGATTGCGGCATTAACCTCATCGATATCGATGCTAGAAGTTCCTGTGTCATGTGCGATTGAAGAACTTGGCCATTCTCGTAAAAAAGCGGTGTGGTGGATTGGCGGTGTTGCTTTAGCGTTGGCAGCGGCCATTGTATTTAACTTTGGCACTTTGTTTGGGCTAGTTATTACTATTTCAACGGTTTACTTACAGCCTTTACTTGGTCTTGTGTGGGCAATCTGTGCTGGTTGGGTATGGAACCGTGCTGGGTTATTAGAAGAAATTCGTCAAGGGAATCCGGAGATTTCTGATAGCTTATTCTGGAAACTATGGCCAAATTACTTACGTTATGTGTGTCCAATTCTGATGGGATTGGTATTCTGGGTAACCATTTAA
- a CDS encoding TIGR01621 family pseudouridine synthase: protein MFDILYQNADFLVINKHPNVSVHKDDGDTSLLLEVAKSPMVDLAAGQKLYLVHRLDKMTSGILLLGKHQQAARELSQLFAQRVVSKFYLAIGVKKPKKKQGLVSGDMERSRRASWKLLKSQENPAKTQFFSLAGDGGQRLFLCKPHTGKTHQIRVALNSIGSSIVGDDIYTPSSSADRGYLHAYCLSFEYQGQMHEFICDPSQFPNLGQGWRTEAAKQAIEQWHQPSSLNWPTIK from the coding sequence ATGTTCGATATTCTGTATCAAAATGCGGATTTTTTAGTCATTAATAAGCATCCTAATGTCAGTGTGCATAAAGATGATGGCGATACTTCTCTGTTACTCGAAGTCGCGAAATCCCCAATGGTGGATTTAGCCGCAGGGCAAAAACTGTATTTGGTCCATCGTCTCGATAAAATGACCTCGGGGATTCTTTTACTTGGTAAGCACCAACAAGCTGCCCGTGAATTGTCACAACTATTTGCCCAGCGTGTCGTCAGTAAATTTTACCTTGCGATTGGCGTAAAAAAGCCAAAGAAAAAACAAGGCCTAGTATCTGGTGATATGGAGCGCTCTAGACGCGCGAGTTGGAAATTGCTAAAAAGTCAGGAGAACCCAGCGAAGACTCAGTTTTTTTCTTTGGCTGGAGACGGTGGACAACGTTTGTTTTTATGTAAGCCACATACTGGTAAGACTCACCAAATTCGCGTGGCCTTAAATTCTATTGGCTCATCTATTGTTGGTGATGATATTTATACGCCAAGTAGCTCTGCTGATCGCGGTTACTTGCATGCCTACTGTTTGTCATTTGAATATCAAGGGCAAATGCACGAGTTTATTTGCGATCCAAGTCAGTTCCCTAATTTAGGGCAAGGTTGGAGAACGGAAGCGGCTAAACAGGCGATTGAGCAATGGCATCAGCCATCTAGCCTTAATTGGCCAACAATTAAATAA
- the trpCF gene encoding bifunctional indole-3-glycerol-phosphate synthase TrpC/phosphoribosylanthranilate isomerase TrpF, with amino-acid sequence METVLAKIVADKRVWVEERKAQQPLESFKPDLQPSDRDFYQALHTGKTEFILECKKASPSKGLIREDFDLDYIASVYANHASAISVLTDEKYFQGDFNFLPQVRKHVTQPVLCKDFMIDEYQVYLARHYQADAILLMLSVLNDQEYQHLANVARSLNLGILTEVSNEEELERAIALKAPVVGINNRNLRDLSITLERTKELAPRLSKDTVVISESGIHNHQQVKELSHFANGFLIGSSLMSEDNLEVAVRRVILGENKVCGLTHADDANLAYRSGSVYGGLIFAPKSKRRVSIEDARLIMSGAPLHYVGVFQNQPMDEVAQTANQLGLAAVQLHGTETQAQIAELRRLLPKSVKIWKAYGVSDQLPTLLEQHVDKHLLDSQVGNQSGGTGMSFDWDLLNKGNTSTSHRQSIMIAGGLSPDNIEEAAQLGCIGLDLNSGVESEPGKKDPQKLEAAFKALRNY; translated from the coding sequence TTGGAAACCGTATTAGCAAAAATCGTCGCGGATAAACGTGTTTGGGTTGAAGAACGTAAAGCCCAACAACCTTTAGAATCATTCAAACCAGATCTACAGCCAAGCGATCGCGATTTTTATCAAGCATTGCATACTGGCAAAACCGAATTCATTTTAGAGTGTAAAAAGGCATCACCATCAAAAGGCCTGATCCGTGAAGACTTCGATTTAGACTATATCGCTTCGGTCTACGCGAACCATGCCAGTGCCATTTCGGTATTAACCGATGAGAAATACTTCCAAGGTGACTTCAACTTCTTACCTCAAGTACGTAAGCACGTCACTCAACCGGTATTGTGCAAAGATTTTATGATCGATGAGTATCAAGTGTACCTTGCTCGTCATTATCAAGCCGATGCGATTCTATTGATGCTTTCAGTACTTAACGATCAAGAATATCAACACCTAGCCAACGTCGCTCGTTCATTAAATTTAGGTATTTTGACAGAAGTCAGCAACGAGGAAGAATTAGAGCGCGCGATTGCATTAAAAGCCCCCGTTGTCGGCATTAACAATCGCAACTTACGTGATCTATCCATTACTCTTGAACGCACTAAAGAGCTGGCACCTCGCTTATCAAAAGATACCGTGGTGATTTCTGAATCTGGCATCCACAACCATCAGCAAGTGAAGGAATTATCACATTTTGCTAATGGTTTCTTAATCGGCAGCTCTTTGATGTCCGAGGACAACTTAGAAGTAGCAGTTCGTCGTGTCATTTTAGGCGAAAATAAAGTCTGTGGATTGACTCATGCAGACGATGCTAACCTAGCTTACCGTTCTGGTAGTGTTTATGGCGGACTGATTTTTGCCCCTAAATCCAAACGTCGTGTCAGTATAGAAGACGCCCGCCTAATCATGAGTGGTGCGCCATTACATTATGTTGGCGTTTTCCAAAATCAGCCAATGGATGAAGTGGCCCAAACGGCCAATCAGCTTGGCCTTGCTGCCGTTCAACTTCACGGCACAGAAACACAAGCACAAATCGCTGAGTTACGCCGTCTACTGCCAAAAAGCGTCAAAATATGGAAAGCTTATGGCGTATCGGATCAACTACCAACATTGTTAGAACAACACGTAGACAAACATTTATTAGATTCTCAAGTAGGTAATCAATCAGGAGGAACTGGAATGAGTTTTGATTGGGACCTTTTAAACAAAGGCAATACGTCAACTAGCCATCGTCAAAGCATTATGATTGCTGGCGGCTTATCACCTGACAATATCGAAGAAGCCGCACAACTTGGCTGTATAGGTTTAGATCTTAACTCGGGCGTCGAAAGTGAACCCGGTAAGAAAGATCCACAGAAACTCGAAGCCGCTTTTAAGGCATTAAGAAATTATTAA
- the cls gene encoding cardiolipin synthase — protein MEKFYQIVALAGVIGYWLLVASVTIRVVFKRRAVSVSLAWLMIIYIIPFVGVLLYFLFGELNLGRKRAERAQSMFGPYGDWFTQLHECQAHQPNLLNLQLAQIHDLCTNRTAIPALCGNTLSLQDTPDKILRSIIEDIEQAQTNIRMEFYIWQSGGLIDSVNSALIQAAKRGVNIQILIDSAGSPKFFRSHWYNLMREAGIDIRQALEVNAFRVFFRRLDLRLHRKIITIDDEVAYTGSMNMVDPEFFKKDAGVGEWIDVMVRVTGPTVNVLAAIHAWDWEVETGERHFPTFPVCTIETNGALHPIQVVPSGPGMPENLIQQVLTLAIHQAKRSVRITTPYFVPSDNLMQVIKMTAQRGVTVELLLPKKNDSLLVNWASKSFFSELLEAGVHIYQFDAGLLHTKSVVIDQQYCLVGSVNLDMRSLWLNFELTLVVDDYEFTKELYWVQENYLNQSTPISKERWEKRNFAHRMLERLFYLFNPLL, from the coding sequence ATGGAAAAGTTTTATCAAATAGTCGCGCTAGCGGGTGTCATTGGTTACTGGCTTCTTGTTGCTTCAGTCACCATACGTGTTGTATTTAAACGCCGCGCGGTCAGCGTATCGCTTGCGTGGTTGATGATCATCTACATCATTCCTTTTGTTGGCGTACTACTTTACTTCCTATTTGGAGAGCTCAACCTAGGCCGAAAACGCGCCGAACGAGCTCAAAGTATGTTTGGCCCTTATGGCGACTGGTTTACTCAGTTACATGAATGCCAAGCGCATCAGCCGAACCTTCTTAATTTGCAGCTCGCGCAAATCCATGACTTATGTACCAATCGCACTGCCATTCCTGCGTTATGCGGTAATACGTTATCGCTGCAAGATACCCCAGATAAAATTCTTCGCTCTATTATTGAAGATATTGAACAAGCACAAACCAACATTCGCATGGAATTTTATATCTGGCAAAGTGGTGGGTTGATCGATTCTGTTAACTCAGCCTTGATTCAAGCAGCCAAACGCGGGGTCAATATTCAGATTTTAATCGATTCGGCTGGTAGCCCAAAATTCTTCAGAAGCCATTGGTATAATCTAATGCGAGAAGCCGGTATTGATATTCGTCAGGCACTCGAAGTGAATGCGTTTCGTGTGTTCTTTCGCCGATTAGACCTGCGCCTTCATCGCAAAATTATCACCATTGATGATGAGGTTGCTTATACCGGTTCAATGAATATGGTTGATCCTGAATTCTTCAAAAAAGATGCGGGGGTCGGAGAATGGATTGATGTGATGGTTCGAGTGACCGGCCCTACCGTTAATGTTCTCGCCGCGATTCATGCTTGGGATTGGGAAGTCGAAACCGGAGAACGCCACTTCCCTACTTTCCCAGTTTGCACCATTGAAACTAACGGTGCCCTACATCCAATTCAGGTGGTTCCCTCTGGGCCTGGTATGCCTGAAAATTTGATTCAACAAGTCTTAACGCTGGCGATTCATCAAGCTAAGAGATCTGTGCGTATCACCACTCCTTATTTTGTTCCTAGTGATAATTTAATGCAGGTGATCAAAATGACCGCTCAGCGAGGCGTCACCGTTGAATTATTATTACCCAAGAAAAATGACTCTCTATTAGTTAACTGGGCTTCAAAATCCTTCTTTAGTGAATTATTAGAAGCGGGTGTCCACATTTATCAATTTGATGCAGGCTTATTGCACACCAAATCCGTGGTTATCGATCAACAATATTGCCTGGTGGGTAGTGTTAACCTAGATATGAGAAGTTTGTGGCTTAACTTTGAATTAACCCTCGTCGTCGATGATTATGAATTCACTAAAGAATTATATTGGGTTCAAGAAAATTACTTAAATCAATCCACACCAATTTCAAAAGAGCGTTGGGAAAAGCGTAATTTTGCTCATCGCATGCTAGAAAGGCTTTTCTACTTATTTAACCCTTTGCTATAG
- the yciA gene encoding acyl-CoA thioester hydrolase YciA, protein MSSQTPRGLMVLRTLAMPADTNANGDIFGGWIMSQLDLAGAILAKEISNSRVVTVSVSSITFKQPVKVGDVVCCYGECIKIGRTSMSIALEVWVKSVGLNGVGEKNKVCEATFNYVAIDSQGQPRPVKPE, encoded by the coding sequence ATGAGCTCTCAAACCCCTCGCGGCTTAATGGTACTTCGTACTCTCGCAATGCCAGCAGATACCAATGCTAATGGCGATATTTTTGGTGGCTGGATCATGTCTCAGCTCGATTTGGCGGGTGCGATTTTAGCAAAAGAAATATCCAACAGCCGCGTCGTCACCGTTTCGGTTTCGAGCATTACCTTCAAACAGCCGGTAAAAGTCGGTGATGTTGTTTGCTGCTATGGTGAATGTATTAAAATTGGCCGTACTTCAATGTCTATTGCACTTGAAGTCTGGGTGAAATCCGTTGGTCTTAACGGTGTTGGCGAAAAAAATAAAGTATGTGAAGCAACCTTCAACTATGTCGCCATCGACAGTCAAGGTCAGCCTCGACCAGTAAAACCTGAATAA
- a CDS encoding class I SAM-dependent methyltransferase, producing METTQLNTFFDHIKQQLPLCEGEMRRLFHGRGQTFQGLEQITADWIGKQLIVTLFKPVEEDFSQALKQGLTELFSSSVWEAAGGTGIGLQHRYQHGAPFETIAGEIQENTVGIENGLKYQLVLGKNQNMGIFLDMRLGRKWVQEHAQGKRVLNLFSYTCGFSVAAKAGGAEQVVNVDMAKGALSRGRENHRLNEHDVSDVTFMGYDIFRSWGKITKYGPYDLVVIDPPSFQKGSFALTKDYKRILRKLPTLLTEGGEVFACVNSPVVSDDFLIDSMAEEAPELTFVERLANPEEFADVDEQASLKVMIFTSKTE from the coding sequence ATGGAAACCACACAGTTAAACACTTTTTTTGACCATATTAAGCAGCAATTACCGCTTTGCGAAGGTGAAATGCGTCGCTTGTTTCACGGCCGAGGACAAACCTTTCAAGGCTTAGAGCAGATCACTGCAGATTGGATTGGTAAGCAATTGATCGTTACCTTATTTAAACCAGTTGAAGAGGATTTTAGCCAAGCATTGAAGCAAGGTTTAACTGAGCTTTTTTCAAGTTCGGTGTGGGAAGCCGCAGGTGGAACCGGAATAGGGTTACAGCATAGATATCAACATGGTGCACCGTTTGAAACCATCGCCGGTGAGATTCAAGAGAATACGGTTGGTATTGAAAACGGACTGAAATACCAATTGGTTTTAGGCAAAAACCAGAACATGGGTATTTTCCTTGATATGCGATTAGGCCGTAAATGGGTACAAGAGCATGCGCAAGGTAAGCGAGTATTAAACTTATTCTCTTATACTTGTGGTTTTTCGGTTGCTGCGAAAGCGGGTGGTGCAGAGCAAGTGGTGAATGTCGATATGGCCAAAGGCGCGTTATCTCGTGGCCGTGAAAATCACCGTTTAAATGAGCATGATGTTTCTGATGTCACTTTCATGGGGTATGACATTTTCCGTTCATGGGGCAAAATCACCAAATATGGCCCTTATGATCTTGTGGTTATCGACCCGCCATCGTTCCAGAAGGGCAGTTTTGCATTAACGAAAGATTACAAACGTATTTTGAGAAAGCTGCCAACATTACTGACGGAAGGTGGTGAGGTGTTTGCGTGTGTGAATTCACCTGTAGTCAGCGACGATTTTTTGATTGATTCGATGGCAGAAGAAGCACCAGAGCTAACGTTTGTTGAGCGATTAGCAAACCCTGAAGAATTTGCTGATGTCGATGAACAGGCGAGTTTAAAGGTTATGATCTTTACGTCAAAAACAGAGTAA